The window cgatatcttgaacctcagataggcgacgtgttcacagtacgttttgctgattgtcattttaatgaggaaatcttcccaatgttagggggagaacagaaacataccgaaaaggaaattacatggtatgtatcatcattgttacatctggatccaagaacaaaacaatgtgaaaaagatgtacaacaaattgtgcacttgcaaagaatagcaaatcaaatacagATGCATTTGCaaacacaaaaggggtaactaaatcatatatacatgctgcaaatgcccctgctcgaattgaaattccgaagaaataaattgaaaatactcatgatgtcattaaacacctgaagcgtggaagaccagtcggttccaaggataaaaatcctcgaaaaaaaaaattcatagagaaacacgatgatcacaaaagagaaaatgatgttcctgaagaaacacatgataatcacaaaatagagaatgatgttcctgaagaaacacatgatgatgaaaatgttctgtcagaaacacaaactgacgagaatcgtgaaatATCTATCAATTGCATTAATACtaaaaaaatatggaaccgaaaatatatagaagaaattgatgatatattttcttataatgtggcaatcgacatcataaatgataatgaagatcatgaaccaaaatcttttggtgaatgtaaaaatcggcatgattggataaaatggaaagaagccatccaggttgaattggattcgctaaataaacgtaatgtttttggacctatagtccttacacctgaaggtgtaaaacctgttggatacaaatgggtttttattcgaaagcgaaatgagaaaaatgaaatagtaagatataaagctcgacttgttgcacaaggtttttctcaaaggcctggaattgattatgaagaaacgtattctcccgtgatggatgtaattacgtttcggtatttgattaggttgacggtatctgaaaatttagaaatgcgtcttatggatgttgttacagcttacttatatggatcacttgatagtaatatatatatgaaaatccctgaaggatttaagatgcctgaagcacaaagtttaAAACCCAGAGAATATTATTCTgtaaaattacaaagatcattatatgggttaaaacaatccggtcgaatgtagtataatcggctaagtgatcacATGAtaaaaaagggatatgtaaataattcaatatgcccttgtgtttttattaagaaaacaacatccggatgcgtaattattgatgtatatgttgatgatttaaacatcattggaacgaataaggaaattcaggaagttgtgtcatacttgaaggaagaatttgaaatgaaggatcttggaaaaaccaagtattgtctgggtttacaaattgaacaaaaaaaatgtggaatatttgttcaccagaaaaagtatacagaaaagatccttaaacgttttaatatggataaatcaaatcctttaagtactccaatggttgttagatcgttaaacatagaaaaggatccattccgtccatgtgaagatgatgaagatattcttggtccagaagtaccatatctaagcgctatcggtgcccttatgtatcttacaaattgtacaaggcctgatatatcttttgccgtaaatttattggcaagatttaacacatatccaacaaagagacactggaacggaattaaacatatattccgttatctacgaggaacaacagacttgggacttttgtattcaaaagatgctaatccaagtataattgattatgctgatgctggatacttatctgatcaaCACAATGTACGTTCTCAAattggatatgtatttactcgtggaggcactgcaatttcttggcgttcacagaaacaaacgctcgtaacaacttcatcaaatcatgccgagattattgcactacatgaagcaagccgtgaatgtgtaTGGTTAAAATccatgacccaacatatccaaatctcatgtggattatcattcgacgagaagcatgtgatactatatgaagataatgctgcatgtgttgctcaaatgaaataaggatacataaaaagcgacagaactaaacatattcctcctaagttcttcgcattcaccaaggagcttgagaagaataaatgtattgatgttcgtcacattcaattaagtgaaaactcatcagatctcttcacaaaggcacttacTACAACGATATttagaaagcacatatataatattaggatgcgcaatctacgaaatttgtgaagaattgttcgtgtcaacatgagggggagtttacgtgactgcactctttttcccttactatggtttttatccgaATGAGTTTTTCccagtaaggtttttaacgagacagtataaaaacacgtaatgaagacaatcattatgatcatcatcacaagggggagtgttaaaaattaatatttaaaatgtgtgtattgaatattgaatatttgaatgttgaaaattatgtgttgaatattgaaaattagtgtgtgatgatgtatataatgatgaatttattttttggattatttgtaaaaaaattctataaataggctcaccatttgtgaagaaattcacaattgagtagagagaaaaatattataaagtgtgttgtttggtaaattttgagagtttgagattttttactttttaccataaatttttactttttcacaacactatataatttaatttttttctacttAAGAGAATGGTTTTTACAATTCTGTATCAACCAACATTTCGTCGAAAAAATTTGAGATATCAGTGTGAAATGAGCTATAAGGAAATgatttttactgttttattttttaaaaataatatatagaaGCTATAAAGttacaataaaataaaacaccatttaaaattcaaaatttatttaaaaatcataatatatcTGCCCAAACTATATGTGGTTCCTAAtttttattactattattaagaATATGATAACAACGTCAAATTTGGTGTCTTtgtttgagattttttttccatttattatttcaaaatatggTATGATCTCTTGTTAATTTTTGTAATTATGATAGTATCcaaatttgaatataaatcaaattaattataaaaaatatagatACGCGCGACATGTTTATCAGTGCACTTGttattattaaatatgaaaccatGTACAACAAATCAAAAGCCTTTATCCAATTAAGTGGATCGGCTCTATGAATTATGTTCCATCTCCCATTAtatcttcatatatatattttgataatgCATAACATGCTTAATCGTTTATATCCAAGTCTTTTTCTGGTCTACCTCTTCGTCCATTAATATAGATACTAGTCTCACATATCCTAACTGGAAGAACTTCTATTGATCAAATTTGTATGTGCACAATCCTAACTTTTTCTTTGATATATTCGTTTATTAGCAAATCCATTCTTttatagagtaggtctcttgtgagacggtctcacgaatctttatctgtgagacgggtcaatcctaccgatattcacaataaaaagtaatactcttagcataaaaagcaatactttttcatgaatgacccaaataagatactcgtctcacaaaatacgacccgtgagaccgtctcacacaagttttgccTATTTTATATGTGCACATCCACTTTAACATCTTCATATTTGtaactttaatattttgttcATGTGCTGGTTTACTCTCCAACATTCATATTTATATAACATAGCAGATTTAATCGTTATCTTGTAAAACTTTTTTTTGAGCTTTAGAGGTATCTTACAATCACACATAATACAATATATGTGTCATGATTTCGACCATCGTACGTGTACTCTACATGATAAATCTCTATAGATCTCCCCATCTTTTCTATAAATATGACACCCGATAATTTTAGATCTCCTATTTCAATGATTGTCTCGTTGCTACTAGTATTTCTAAGTTTAAATTCGATGTATTTTGTTTTTGCTTTAttaagtctaaatttttttcttccaaTGTTTTTCGCCAAGTTTCAAGCTTGGCATTTACTCTTTTACGAGTCTTAGCCACCATAACAATGTCATATACAAACAACATGCACCGAGAAACCATGTCATGAATGTGTCTGCCGATTTCATTCATGACAAGTGCAAAAGAGAAGAGCTTAAAGTCGATCTTTGATATAACTCTCTTTATAGAAAACTCTTCCAATAAGCCTCATTGTATCATCACTCTTATCATTATGTCCTTGTACATGTCCTTGATGACTTCTATTTGCTATTCTTACActtttttcccaaaatttttcacaaaatttctCTCGACATTCGATCATATATCTTTTCAAGTTCGATAAACACCATGTGTAAATCTAGCTTCTTCTCTCATACCTTTCTGCTAATTGTCCAGGGAAGTGTCTAACCTCCATCTTTGACCTTTCAAACATTAATTCGAATTGATTTTTTAGTCACCTTACTCTCTTTCTTAACATTCTTTCAAGCACTCTTCCCCAAAGTTTCATGGTATGACTCATTATTATAATGCCCCCTATAATTTGCAAATTTGTTTATCTTCCTTGTTAAAAAATTGAACTATAATAATTTTTCTCAACTATACAGACATTTTTCGCGTTCTTAATATCTTGTTAAAAAACTTCGTAAGTTATCAAGTACCTTGAAATCCTAGACGCATCCATACCTCAATAGAAATATCTCAAAATCTTATCGTCATTCCGATCTTCACCGTCTTTTAAATTTCATATCTCTGAAGTTTGAATTCATCGATATAAACTCTTGTTTCCATACTCTAACTTTCTTTAAATTTCTAAGTTAGGTTGGTTATATTGAAAGATCGTGTAGTACAAACTATTTTTATTCTCCAAATATCTCTCttttatatcaaatatttttttaaaaaaactaacaatgtcaaaaaaaaaaaatgcaaacataaaatttagataaaaaaaaatcactcCAACAGCAATGTTTTATACAAGATTCCAAAATGCTCTGATTTCTTAATAGATGTTCCAAATTAATAACAGTAACTTTTCCTaacaaaaaaagaagaaaaagtcCTAACATTTATTTTCATGTTGATTCTTGCTCTGCTCAAAATGCATTCATTTCCAGCGTCAAACATTTCTTTATCATCACCAATTTCCTCGCAAATTCCCCCACCAACTTCTCTTCCCCCTCCCCACGAAACGCCGCCGCCACCAAGTCGGCGTTACTCCTCCCCCTCCACTTCCCCTCGCCGCCGGAATCCGGCCTTATCACCACCAGCGTAGCCCCCTCCATCACCTTCCCACAACCCGGCAGCTCCATCTTCTCCGCATACCATATCTTCGTCCTCAAACTCCTGCAATCCGTCAAGATCCCTCCTTTCCCCAACTCCTTCATCTCTTCAATCTGTTCTCTGTTCATACAAATCATCCCCTGCTCACACTCATCTGAAACCACCACGTTCTCGACCATTTTCCGATCTTTCACAGTTTCTTGAATCAGGTAATGCCTCGCGGATGCTGCGATCAAACAAGAAAGCGTCCACACAATCCTCAGTTTCATCTCGGCTTCGGTCATCACACGCGATTCCTGCTCTGACCCACGCTCTGCTTCTCCCGATTTATCCTCATGGTTTTCACACCTTTCCGACCAAGACTTGGCTCCAACAATCACACAGCCCTGCAGTTGGCTCCCAAACTCCGCCTTCCACTTCAGAAAAGTCGTCGAATTACTGCCGTTTTCACCATTTCTTGAACCCAATTTCTGAAATCCATGGCACGGTAGCCTGAGATGAAGCGCCCGCAATTCATCAAACTGCTTCAGGGCATCATTTAGCACATAATGGGTACGATCATTATTCTCGTTCCTTGATCTGATGAACTTCATCATCCGAGAAATAAAACGGATGGGTTTAAATCTCATCAGAGCTCTACCAACGATATTCTTGAAAGAATTCTTGGAAGAAATTTCATCAAATTCTTTGCCCCTTTTCCATGGAATGGAGAGGAAAACTTCATCAACTTTAGGTACAATGAAATGAAAGCGTTTGCACACAGACATGGACAAACAGAGAGACTTTGCATCGTGAAGCTTATTGAAGATTGAAAGAACAATATCATCTGGCAGACGATCGAACAAATCAATAATCTCTTCTCTGGGATTCATTTTCTTTTCTCGAGATTGAGATTTAAGATTCGGAAGTCATGCGCATAAATACTTGAAAATATAGGATAAAATATGGGCGTGGATGAAACTTCTTGGTGTAGAGAAAAGCCGTGTGCAGTCCCAAGTATTGCACACGTATTGGAAAAAAGGCGGCGAAGTTGACTTTTGTACACAACAATATTCAGACAGCTGAACTGGAGTTTAAGCGGTTACGTGGAACCCCTATCTCTACGCTCAACATTTATGATATTTAAAGTGACATTAAATTACTCAGAATTTCCTTCTTGGATTATGATTTTCAAAGCATGCTTGTCATCAGCTTAAATAATTTTCTATTATATTCAACATTTCTTGTTATAACCAACACGAAATTTGAACCTTGGATGGATTTTAAGCAtttgaaatatataaattaaaggTCCATAAACAAGCACTTGAAGATACAAAGCATTCAGTCCAGCGGTACACGAGATGTTACAAATTTTTACAGTATAAAGGGAAACCAGATGCATGATCTCAAACATTGAATCAAATCCTTGAAGGAATCATGGGAATTGAGTTTTGTAAGAATGCACAGGCAGCCGCCACCCCGCTACCGAGCTTCACTGGATAACCGACGTCCTTGAGTATCATCTCCACCCCAGCAAGACAACCTAATAGTTGCAACTGCAACATATGCAAGAATCATACTTTACTTGATGAATCCGAGAAACATGGAATAAGGAAAAATTCGAGCCTGTACTAAATGATCTTTTGGCAATATCTTATAATTAGAAAAGATAGCGTACATCGTTGACGTTTCCAAGATGACCAATTCTGAAAACCTTCCCTGCAACCTTGTTGAGTCCAAGACCTAAACTAAGGTTGTACCGCTTCCATGCCCGTCTTACGATCTCCGAGCTGTCTATGTATGATGGAACAACCACAGCAGTTACTGTGTCACTGTACCATTCATCCTTTTGGGTGCAGTTCTTCAAGCCCCATGCTTCCACTGCAAGTCTGAGTTTTCAGGATAAAAGTAGAAACCTCATTGATTTGGACATGAATGTTTACACTTGTCATATCATGAACATATATGCAAGACAGCATAACTGAGTGTTAAGAGTTATCGCTGCACCAAAGCTTAAGCTCATGGTAACGATTcaactcaaaattttaaattgtcGAACTCAGGTGACAAATTGTGGTTTTGATCCAAAGAAACATATAAAAACAGCCATATAGAAAAATTGGGGCAGTTGTTGCTTTTGAATGTTACAATTGTTAAACTGTATGATATCTCAAATGTGATTTTGATTCCACCATTGCTAGGCCTTCGCTAAGATCCAATTCAAAGATGTTAGCAAAATTTTAATCCCAATTCTCATGATAATCTGGAACTGCAACTAAACTAAATGAATAGTCACCAGTCGACACATGTGATTATGAAAGCTGGTAAACAGTGTTTTTACATCAACAACAGTGAATTCTCGTACCTTGTTGCTTTGCCAAGACGACTATGCCTTGCGATAACGTTGTCAAGCCCCTCCTCGAAAATGAGATCCAACGCTGCTCTTAGCCCGTAGAGAAGTTGGACAGAAGGGGTGTAAGgccaatatgttcccaatttaTAGAACTTCAAGTAGTCTTTCCAGTCAAAGAAAACTCTGAGTGATTTTGCAGTTTTAGAGGCCTCTATAGCCTTGGGGCTTGCGCAAAGGATTCCCAAACCCGTAGGAAGTGAGAGAGCTTTCTGTGAACCAGTAAGAGCCACGTCAATACCCCACTCGTCCATGCGGAAATCAAGTGCACAAATGGAGGACACTCCATCCACTAGAAAGAGTGCTGGATGTTGGTAGTTATCTGGAATTTATTGCAGAAACATGTTAAGATCACAATAAACGAGCCAAGTTTCCAGGAGATGATTCAAATTCTTCTTATCAACCTAAAATACATACCGAGTATTTTTCTTACAGTAGCCAAGTTATTAGTAACTCCAGTTGCTGTCTCATTGTGCACAATGCAAATGGCCTTAATTGTATGAGCCTTATCTTCTGCTATTTTTGAGGCTAAAACATCAAGGTTAGCACCTTGACCCCATTCACTTTCAACAACATCAACATTGAAGTTGAGGCGTTGCTGTTGATCAATCCAGAGCAAACTGAACTGACCAATCAGAAAAGACACAATTCGATCACCAGGAGACAAAGTGTTTGTTAGTGCACTTTCCCACGCACCAGTGCCTGCCCAAGACAAACAACTTCCATTAGCAAACTAAATGGAGCACAGAAACTTTGATATGCTGAGATATAGCTTATCAAAATCTACGAGTCTCCACCAAGAAGGCAACTGTTTTACTTAGCCAACACTGTTAGATATTCCATTTTAAAGAGGGCCTATGTTTCAATGGATCATTCTTATCAATATATGAGATACGAGGACGAAAcaaaggaagaagaaaagaaagacgAAGGAAAAAGAATAAGAAGCACTTGTCATAACTAGCATATTATATTAGCATTACTAAAgattaaatagaaaataaataaagatagaTATAGAATTAGTCGCCGGCAGTTGCATATAAGAGGTTGGATAAATAAAGGAGTAGACAGAAAGATTGGGGAAGGTTTTTGCTCGTAAATGTAACTTCTTCCTTCTTCAACAAATGAAAGTTATCTGAATTCTCCTCAACTtcattcttcttcttcaattcttttcTCATTCTCTTGAACTGGCTCCCTAACAATGTTCCAATgaacatttttttattacatCTGGGGGAAGGGGTTTTTCGTTCTCATGATGCTTTGAACCTTGGCCTGTCCGTGGGAGAGGATTATGTCGTTGCATCACGTGGGTGGTGACACAATGAACAAATTTTTTAATGATATGAATTAAGCAAGAAAAATGTTATGATTGCACTCCCAACTTACATGGCGATAAttacttaaaaatcataacatgGATATAGTTAAGGTCACCGAATCTAGCACTCTACTCAACAAGATACACCATCACCGAAATTTGGTTACACATGTATAGGTGTATACTTGAAGATTTTCTGGAAATTGTCCACCTCTACTCAAAAATTTCTATGGTTGGAGGTGAGTTTTCAATTTCTTCTGACTATAGTCATTTAGATTTGCCAAAATTATCCTTTAATATGTACCTGTCGTGGGGATGATAAAAGAGGTCCCAGAAGTGGTCTTAAAAATCTTCTTCACATCCTCCAGCAGAGTCTTTGTAAGTGCTGGAATAGCTGGAGAGCGGTAATCTTCATTGTTTCGGTTCATGGCACGAAGGATTTGTTCCGGGATATTGACAGGTCCCGGAACAAAGAGGTGGTTTCTTCCTGGTCCATTGACATAGTCCATTTCCTTCCCTTAAAACTTCACTGGATAAAAGGGGAACCCGAAAAAAGTGCCAAGGCCTTATCTGCACAGTCCCTGCAAGGCTAAAACAAATCAAGAATATGGTACAAAGACATCCACAAATCCAAACCTGTAAAGCTGAAAATTCCTCGAAGTTGACCAATTAATATTTCTCATAAACATGCAAAGCATTCTTTTTTTTAGTTTCAGAATTCGGAAACATGAAAACCATGTTGTTAAGCCCCGTCCCGATTTCTGAAACCATACTGGACCCATATAACAGATACAAAGGTAGCACCTCTTTTGTTACTTTCCTACACAACCTTAAACTAACCATAAACAACAACACCTCGTCGATGCAATTTATCCCGAAACACAACTTTGTCCTTCCCAAATTTTTTTACATCGATTACTATGGATgttaaaaacattattaaaTCCCATGCAGTTGGCTTCAAAACTTTGCAAGATAAATAGCATTCTAAGCCCGAGTTGACATCCTCTTAActgaaaaacaatatatttttcGATAAAGAATGGATTTTCGCCCGCCTATCATCTTCTTCACTTTTACGGGTTCGCTCATACATAGTACAGACAgaataaacttcaagaaacaTAGCGAAGAATCATATATGGGTCTTTTACCGTAGCCGAAACTCTGAAAACAGCGACTAACCCAAAGAGCGGGGAAGGAAGTGTGGAGATGAATAGACCAAAGAAAGGGAGCAAACTATTATAACAGAGCGCGAGAATCACTCCTGTCCCATGATGCCACGTGGCAATAGGAAAAATATTAGCACTGACACCCTTGCATTATAATCGATTCCCTTTTTTGTCTTGGTTCATTCAATGCAGAATCACTTTGCCCATTAGAAGCCTAATAATCATTtactgatattatttttgggtcagtATTAAGATTTAGAATACaatattaacaaaatatatGGAATTGGTTAATGGTTTTTATAATATGAACTTTTACTACTCTCACTTGTTCTTTTGTCCGATCGAAAATGGTCAAGAAATGGATATATTCGACGGTGTAAGCTTGAAATTCTTTCTTGATACCTTACCACGATGTTACGACTTACAAGGACTCAAATGAGAAAATATGGTGGGAGATACAAATACAAAAGAAGAATTAAGGGACCAAATTGAGAAGGAAAGTGGTAGAAGGAAGGATGAATGCTTGAGGTGGGAAACTATACTGAAAGATAAAGAGATAAGAGGGTTTTGCACCACACTTTGTTCCTATGGTAAGCAAGTCACACCAAGGATTCGGTTTTGTTTTGTTAGATTTTCAATGAACGATATCTTTTATGTGAGGCTGTTAAACCAACCAATTGTAAGTTTCTTTGCCACTATACTATGCAATATTGGGCCTTGCTTGTCTTCCCAATAATTAAGGACCAAAAATATTTGAAGGATTAACTGTCAATGTGTCTTTGATGAGAATGGATGTACATTATTCGAGAGCAAGTTTGCAAAATTGAAGATAATTTCACGTGTGATTTGTGGACGAAAGTTCTCTCTTCTTTctcgggttttttttttttgtgtaccATATAAAAGTACTCTAAAGTTGTACTCAGAtggaaatatttaattttaaaaaggaagttttttttttgtgtacCATATAAAAGTACTCTACAATATTAcatgattatgttatatgttatGACATATGAGTCACAATTTCACCTATGTTACATGTATTTTGACATATGAGCCACAATttcattttaacatatgaatcacaatttcacaattatgttacatgttttaacatatgaatcacaattttacaaatatgttacatgttttgttaacatgtgaatcacaatttcacaaccaactattttacatgttgttttaacatatgaatcacaatttcacaaatatgttacatgttttgttaacatgtgaatcacaatttcacaaccaactattttacatgttgttttaacatatgaatcacaatttcacaattatgttacatgttttgttaacatatgaatcacaatttcacaaccaactattttacatgttgttttaacatatgaatcacaatttcacaattatgttacatgtttttaacatatgaatcacaatttcacaagtatgttatataatattacatgttttaacatatgaatcacataTTTAACGTATGAGAACATAAAATGCAGTTTACAACACACATGTGGAGAGGACAATTTACGTGGTAGGTGACATCAAGAGCTGATTCAGCTTGGGTTGCAAATTTGATAAAAGACAGATTAAGGGGAGAGTCATTTGATCTTCCATGTTAGATGATGAAAGATATATATAGAGATTATGGAGTAGATTTAAAGTATCACAAGGTTTGGAAGGGCAAGGGATTAGCATGACATTATATTTCATGGCACATAAAAGGGGTGTTGTGTTAGATTGATATGGTATTGTCGTGTTGTTCGAGAAAAAATCATGACAATACGGCGGAATGTGAGATTGAtgcattaaataataaatttaaattattgttcaTTTGTTTCAATGTATGTGCAGTTGGTTCTGCTACTGGTTGTAAACCGATGATTTTTCTGGATGGCattcacataaaaaaaataagtacAAATGTAATATCATACTTGTGGGAAACAATGTCGATGATTTGTTTCAATGTATGTGCAGCTTGTTTTGCTACTGGTTGTAGACCGATGATTTTTCTGGATGGCATTCACATAAAAAATAAGTACAAAGGTAATATCATATTTGTTGTGGGAAACAATGTCGATGATGATCTTTTTACATTTCATATTTTGTAGTGAATGCTGAGAATGGTTGTAACTGAGATTACTTATGTTTAGGTGTCCTACTTTCACATCATATCATGGGGttaaaaaatttcatgtttttctcTAATAGACATTGGTATTATCAAGGTTGTTAAACTATTATTTTCAGGTAGCCACCGTGGTTATTGTTTGAGGCACTTGGTGCATAATTTTGTGAAGTAGGTTAGTAactgattaattttaattgaaatttataatagtattattcctttatttttatataaaccaATGTTTTTAATTTGAAATGTGTTAATTTTGTTGTCATTAAAGGTGATGTGAAGTTATCGGTTACACAACAAAAACATCGGTCTTttgtgtttaaaaatattttacgattttattaaattgggtcatttactttatctgtatactcattcAAGATGTATAGataaaacccttgaatatatTTTAAGTACCATGAAATCCAAAAATCATGTGaatcatgaaattcattaagaagtgtactgtatattctaaattcttTCATAGTCAATTCAGTCGCCAAAAAGAAAGATAAAGATTGCTCGAACTCGAGACCGGTATATGTGATGTTAACGCCACGCTTCATTAGTATGGGAATAGAGATGTCCGATCATACCGATGAGTGATTATAAAATAATTGCACTCAACAACCCTCTTTtagacttttcaagtggttatcacttattaAGTATATTAGTCCGCGGTTATGGTTGTAAATCATTAGTCTTTAAACTCGAGACAACATGAAGGCTCTACATATTAGCACcatactttgacttgtttaccgaatCCAAGAGGGTCATTCG is drawn from Primulina tabacum isolate GXHZ01 unplaced genomic scaffold, ASM2559414v2 Contig388, whole genome shotgun sequence and contains these coding sequences:
- the LOC142534146 gene encoding F-box protein At5g46170-like, with the protein product MNPREEIIDLFDRLPDDIVLSIFNKLHDAKSLCLSMSVCKRFHFIVPKVDEVFLSIPWKRGKEFDEISSKNSFKNIVGRALMRFKPIRFISRMMKFIRSRNENNDRTHYVLNDALKQFDELRALHLRLPCHGFQKLGSRNGENGSNSTTFLKWKAEFGSQLQGCVIVGAKSWSERCENHEDKSGEAERGSEQESRVMTEAEMKLRIVWTLSCLIAASARHYLIQETVKDRKMVENVVVSDECEQGMICMNREQIEEMKELGKGGILTDCRSLRTKIWYAEKMELPGCGKVMEGATLVVIRPDSGGEGKWRGRSNADLVAAAFRGEGEEKLVGEFARKLVMIKKCLTLEMNAF
- the LOC142534145 gene encoding serine--glyoxylate aminotransferase-like, yielding MDYVNGPGRNHLFVPGPVNIPEQILRAMNRNNEDYRSPAIPALTKTLLEDVKKIFKTTSGTSFIIPTTGTGAWESALTNTLSPGDRIVSFLIGQFSLLWIDQQQRLNFNVDVVESEWGQGANLDVLASKIAEDKAHTIKAICIVHNETATGVTNNLATVRKILDNYQHPALFLVDGVSSICALDFRMDEWGIDVALTGSQKALSLPTGLGILCASPKAIEASKTAKSLRVFFDWKDYLKFYKLGTYWPYTPSVQLLYGLRAALDLIFEEGLDNVIARHSRLGKATRLAVEAWGLKNCTQKDEWYSDTVTAVVVPSYIDSSEIVRRAWKRYNLSLGLGLNKVAGKVFRIGHLGNVNDLQLLGCLAGVEMILKDVGYPVKLGSGVAAACAFLQNSIPMIPSRI